From Frankiaceae bacterium, a single genomic window includes:
- the pilO gene encoding type 4a pilus biogenesis protein PilO, translating into MTKLRQLWLLTALGTLAVIVGGYFMLVSPQSTKASELRTEAQEQVQVNAQLQSQIDQLNKQKKDLPKQQADLARFANLIPSNPAMPALIRSLTDAADNAGVELVTIKPTLPAWAKGVDANRTEVPGKLAAVDGTSLVNIPVTLEIVGRYAEITTFFKEIEDINRALLVGAFRISNPHPDRETDAAYNFLTGEISANVMMTKKAPAETTTPATTSVSDETK; encoded by the coding sequence ATGACCAAGCTCCGGCAGCTCTGGCTGCTGACGGCGCTCGGCACGCTCGCCGTCATCGTGGGCGGGTACTTCATGCTCGTCTCGCCGCAGTCGACGAAGGCGTCCGAGCTGCGTACCGAGGCGCAGGAGCAGGTGCAGGTGAACGCTCAGCTGCAGTCGCAGATCGACCAGCTGAACAAGCAGAAGAAGGACCTGCCGAAGCAGCAGGCCGACCTCGCGCGGTTCGCCAACCTGATCCCGAGCAACCCGGCGATGCCGGCCCTCATCCGGTCGCTGACCGACGCCGCGGACAACGCGGGCGTCGAGCTCGTCACGATCAAGCCGACGCTGCCGGCCTGGGCCAAGGGCGTCGACGCGAACCGCACCGAGGTCCCCGGCAAGCTCGCCGCGGTCGACGGCACGTCGCTGGTCAACATCCCCGTGACGCTGGAGATCGTGGGCCGCTACGCCGAGATCACGACGTTCTTCAAGGAGATCGAGGACATCAACCGGGCCCTGCTCGTCGGTGCCTTCCGGATCTCCAACCCGCACCCGGACCGCGAGACCGACGCCGCGTACAACTTCCTCACCGGCGAGATCTCGGCCAACGTGATGATGACCAAGAAGGCTCCCGCGGAGACCACCACCCCCGCGACCACCAGCGTCTCCGACGAGACGAAGTAG
- the pilM gene encoding type IV pilus assembly protein PilM: protein MGVKTAVGLDIGTSSVRAAEMSLGKGQGTLERFGQVALPPGTVRDGEVVDPDTVARAIKQLWATAKFSTKKVVLGVSNQKVIVRQVDLPWLPADELRKSLAFQVQDFIPIPVDQAILDFHPLEEFTNESGGRMLRVLLVAASRDMVASAMAAAQRAGLTPVMVDLTPFAMLRALAPVDQMGFSAEAEALVDVGASVTNIVVHQGGVPRFVRILLMGGNDVTEAVAERMGVPVEDAEAMKWQTGMGAGSFEGASPAARVIDQHAGQFLEEVRGSLDYYLAQPQAARLSRVVVSGGGAQLGGMVQRLGEILRVPVVPGRPLSNVRIGKLGLSEEQLGHVEPLATVPVGLAMGVA, encoded by the coding sequence GTGGGAGTCAAGACCGCAGTGGGGCTCGACATCGGGACCTCCAGCGTGCGCGCCGCCGAGATGAGCCTGGGCAAGGGCCAGGGCACGCTCGAGCGCTTCGGCCAGGTCGCGTTGCCCCCGGGCACCGTGCGGGACGGCGAGGTCGTCGACCCGGACACCGTGGCGCGCGCCATCAAGCAGCTCTGGGCGACCGCCAAGTTCTCGACCAAGAAGGTCGTGCTCGGCGTCTCGAACCAGAAGGTGATCGTCCGGCAGGTGGACCTGCCGTGGCTGCCGGCCGACGAGCTGCGCAAGTCACTGGCGTTCCAGGTGCAGGACTTCATCCCGATCCCGGTGGACCAGGCGATCCTGGACTTCCACCCGCTGGAGGAGTTCACGAACGAGTCCGGCGGCCGGATGCTCCGCGTCCTGCTCGTCGCCGCGTCGCGTGACATGGTCGCCTCGGCGATGGCCGCCGCGCAGCGCGCGGGCCTCACGCCGGTCATGGTCGACCTCACGCCGTTCGCGATGCTGCGGGCGCTGGCCCCGGTGGACCAGATGGGCTTCTCGGCCGAGGCCGAGGCGCTGGTCGACGTGGGCGCGTCCGTCACGAACATCGTCGTGCACCAGGGCGGCGTCCCCCGCTTCGTGCGCATCCTGCTCATGGGCGGCAACGACGTCACCGAGGCCGTCGCCGAGCGCATGGGCGTCCCCGTCGAGGACGCCGAGGCCATGAAGTGGCAGACCGGCATGGGCGCCGGCTCCTTCGAGGGCGCCTCGCCGGCCGCGCGGGTCATCGACCAGCACGCGGGCCAGTTCCTCGAGGAGGTACGCGGCTCGCTCGACTACTACCTCGCGCAGCCCCAGGCCGCCCGCCTGTCGCGCGTCGTCGTCAGCGGCGGCGGTGCGCAGCTCGGCGGGATGGTCCAGCGGCTCGGCGAGATCCTGCGGGTCCCGGTCGTCCCCGGCCGCCCGCTCTCGAACGTTCGGATCGGCAAGCTCGGGCTCTCGGAGGAGCAGCTCGGTCACGTGGAGCCGCTCGCCACGGTTCCCGTCGGACTCGCGATGGGGGTGGCGTAA
- the aroQ gene encoding type II 3-dehydroquinate dehydratase, with translation MIFVLNGPNLGRLGTREPEVYGTGTYDDLVAVVRDEAAACGLDVEVRQTDDEATLIGWLHEAAESASGVVLNPAAFTHYSYAVRDAAAMVGVPLVEVHLSNIAAREEFRRHSVVAGVADGVISGFGFDSYRLALRALAMLTGGTDA, from the coding sequence GTGATCTTCGTGCTGAACGGCCCCAACCTCGGGCGGCTAGGGACGCGCGAGCCGGAGGTGTACGGCACGGGGACGTACGACGACCTCGTGGCCGTGGTGCGCGACGAGGCCGCCGCGTGCGGGCTCGACGTCGAGGTGCGCCAGACCGACGACGAGGCGACGCTCATCGGCTGGCTGCACGAGGCGGCGGAGTCCGCGTCGGGCGTGGTGCTCAACCCGGCGGCGTTCACCCACTACTCGTACGCCGTCCGCGACGCCGCCGCAATGGTCGGCGTGCCGCTCGTCGAGGTGCACCTGTCGAACATCGCCGCGCGCGAGGAGTTCCGGCGGCACTCGGTCGTCGCGGGGGTTGCCGACGGGGTCATCTCGGGGTTCGGCTTCGACTCGTACCGCCTGGCGCTGCGGGCGCTGGCAATGCTCACCGGAGGAACAGATGCCTGA
- the pyrR gene encoding bifunctional pyr operon transcriptional regulator/uracil phosphoribosyltransferase PyrR → MPRRRPVTGDPDAARPVLEAPDVSRALTRIAHEILERNRGAADIVLLGIPTRGVYLAQRIAAKVAEVEGREIPVGSLDVTMYRDDLRTRPIRALEETDVPNDGIDGRVVVLVDDVLFSGRTIRAALDALNGLGRPAAVQLAVLVDRGHRELPIRADYVGKNIPTSLREAVHVLLAEHDGRDGVLLGPADVEDPR, encoded by the coding sequence GTGCCGCGCCGTCGCCCGGTCACCGGTGACCCCGACGCCGCCCGCCCGGTCCTCGAGGCCCCCGACGTCTCCCGGGCGCTGACCCGTATCGCGCACGAGATACTCGAACGCAACCGCGGCGCCGCCGACATCGTCCTGCTCGGCATCCCGACCCGCGGCGTGTACCTGGCCCAGCGGATCGCCGCCAAGGTCGCCGAGGTCGAGGGCCGCGAGATCCCGGTCGGGTCACTCGACGTGACGATGTACCGCGACGACCTCCGTACGCGCCCCATCCGGGCCCTGGAGGAGACCGACGTCCCGAACGACGGCATCGACGGCCGGGTCGTCGTGCTGGTGGACGACGTGCTCTTCTCCGGCCGGACGATCCGCGCCGCGCTCGACGCGCTGAACGGCCTCGGCCGACCCGCCGCCGTCCAGCTCGCGGTGCTCGTGGACCGCGGCCACCGCGAGCTGCCGATCCGCGCCGACTACGTCGGCAAGAACATCCCCACCTCGCTCCGCGAGGCCGTCCACGTGCTCCTCGCCGAGCACGACGGCCGCGACGGAGTGCTCCTCGGCCCCGCGGATGTGGAGGACCCCCGGTGA
- a CDS encoding transcriptional regulator produces the protein MSDYAKALGSRLRAIRTQQGLSLHGVEEKSRGRWKAVVVGSYERGDRAVTVQRLAELAEFYNVPIHELLPEGISPGTPVEASAKLVIDLEQLSHVPVEQSAPLARYAATIQSQRGDYNGRVLSIRHEDLRSLAVIYDASPGALTEQLIQWGVLNPDARRSIEVGV, from the coding sequence ATGAGTGACTACGCGAAGGCCCTCGGTTCTCGCCTCCGGGCGATCCGGACCCAGCAGGGGCTGTCCCTCCATGGCGTCGAGGAGAAGTCCCGCGGCCGCTGGAAGGCCGTCGTCGTGGGGTCGTACGAGCGCGGCGACCGTGCCGTGACCGTGCAGCGCCTCGCCGAGCTGGCCGAGTTCTACAACGTGCCGATCCACGAGCTGCTCCCCGAGGGCATCTCCCCCGGCACCCCCGTGGAGGCGTCCGCCAAGCTCGTCATCGACCTCGAGCAGCTCTCGCACGTGCCGGTCGAGCAGTCCGCGCCGCTCGCGCGCTACGCCGCCACGATCCAGAGCCAGCGCGGCGACTACAACGGCCGCGTCCTGTCGATCCGCCACGAGGACCTCCGGTCGCTCGCGGTGATCTACGACGCCTCCCCCGGCGCGCTCACCGAGCAGCTCATCCAGTGGGGCGTGCTCAACCCCGACGCCCGCCGTTCCATCGAGGTCGGGGTCTAG
- the aroB gene encoding 3-dehydroquinate synthase — protein sequence MTERVTVATDPPYDVVIGPEAISALGPLLNGVGQVAVVSNPAVAAHADRVADWAGSFGPSVMRCEVPDGEAAKDLRVVNHVWAALGQAAFSRTDLVVGVGGGAVTDVAGFAAATWLRGVPVAYVPTTLLGMVDAAIGGKTAINTAAGKNLVGAFHQPEIVLVDPDVLGTLDQADYTAGLAEIVKAGFISDPVILDLVESDVAAVLGRDGRLLTELVTRAVRVKAEVVGADPREAGRRLFLNYGHTLAHAIEHDAGYGTWRHGDAVSVGLVYAAAVGRRRRFGALDDATADRHRTILESLGLPTRYEAGAFPRLRAAMRSDKKNRGDRLRFVVLDALGKPSVLDSPNEALLESAYAEVSA from the coding sequence GTGACCGAGCGCGTGACGGTCGCGACCGACCCGCCGTACGACGTCGTCATCGGCCCCGAGGCGATCAGCGCCCTCGGCCCGCTCCTCAACGGCGTCGGCCAGGTCGCCGTCGTCTCCAACCCCGCCGTCGCCGCGCACGCCGACCGTGTGGCCGACTGGGCGGGCTCGTTCGGGCCGTCGGTCATGCGCTGCGAGGTGCCCGACGGCGAGGCGGCCAAGGACCTGCGGGTCGTCAACCACGTGTGGGCGGCGCTGGGGCAGGCGGCGTTCTCGCGCACCGACCTCGTCGTCGGCGTCGGCGGCGGCGCGGTGACCGACGTGGCCGGCTTCGCGGCGGCGACGTGGCTGCGCGGCGTACCCGTGGCGTACGTCCCCACGACCCTGCTCGGCATGGTCGACGCGGCGATCGGCGGCAAGACCGCGATCAACACGGCGGCGGGCAAGAACCTCGTCGGTGCGTTCCACCAGCCGGAGATCGTGCTCGTGGACCCCGACGTCCTCGGCACGCTCGACCAGGCCGACTACACGGCGGGGCTCGCCGAGATCGTCAAGGCGGGCTTCATCAGCGACCCCGTCATCCTCGACCTGGTCGAGAGCGACGTCGCCGCGGTGCTCGGCCGCGACGGGCGGCTGCTCACCGAGCTCGTCACCCGCGCTGTCCGCGTCAAGGCCGAGGTCGTGGGCGCGGACCCGCGGGAGGCGGGGCGGCGGCTGTTCCTCAACTACGGGCACACGCTCGCGCACGCGATCGAGCACGACGCGGGGTACGGCACCTGGCGGCACGGCGACGCCGTCTCCGTGGGCCTCGTCTATGCCGCCGCCGTCGGCCGCCGCCGTCGCTTCGGCGCGCTGGACGACGCCACGGCCGACCGGCACCGCACGATCCTCGAGTCGCTCGGCCTGCCGACGCGCTATGAGGCCGGCGCGTTTCCGCGGCTGCGCGCCGCGATGCGTTCGGACAAGAAGAACCGCGGCGACCGGCTGCGCTTCGTCGTCCTCGACGCGCTCGGCAAGCCGTCGGTGCTGGACAGCCCGAACGAGGCGTTGCTGGAGTCGGCGTACGCGGAGGTGTCTGCGTGA
- the aroC gene encoding chorismate synthase yields the protein MLRYLTAGESHGPALVAVLDGVPAGVEVTSDEIADQLARRRAGYGRGARMTFEKDAVELLGGVIHGRTIGSPVAVRIGNTEWPKWSVVMSPDPVDPAELEGLARNEPLTRPRPGHADLAGMQKYGFDSARPILERASARETASRVALGTVARAFLRQTLGVTVVSHVVRIGSVTAPEGVVPGPDDLDAVDSDPCRCYDSAAGAAMVAEIDAAKADADTLGGVVEVLAYGLPPGLGSHVHWDKRIDSRLAGALMGIQAIKGVEFGDGFAVAARRGSQAHDEIAVTDGHASRVTARAGGVEGGMTTGEPLRVRAAMKPISTLSRPLGTVDVRTGEPAKAIAQRSDVCAVPAAGVIAEAVVAIALADAALEKFGGDSVGETARNARSYLDSMVLR from the coding sequence ATGCTCCGCTACCTCACCGCCGGCGAGTCGCACGGCCCCGCGCTCGTCGCGGTGCTCGACGGCGTACCCGCGGGCGTCGAGGTCACCTCCGACGAGATCGCCGACCAGCTCGCGCGCCGCCGCGCGGGGTACGGCCGCGGCGCGCGGATGACGTTCGAGAAGGACGCCGTGGAGCTGCTCGGCGGCGTCATCCACGGCCGCACGATCGGCTCGCCGGTCGCGGTGCGCATCGGCAACACCGAGTGGCCCAAGTGGTCGGTCGTCATGTCGCCCGACCCCGTCGACCCCGCGGAGCTGGAGGGGCTGGCGCGCAACGAGCCCCTGACCCGCCCGCGCCCAGGCCACGCCGACCTCGCGGGCATGCAGAAGTACGGCTTCGACTCGGCACGCCCCATCCTCGAACGCGCCTCCGCCCGCGAGACCGCCTCGCGCGTCGCGCTGGGCACGGTGGCGCGGGCGTTCCTGCGGCAGACGCTCGGCGTCACGGTCGTCTCCCACGTCGTCCGCATCGGGTCGGTGACCGCGCCCGAGGGCGTCGTACCAGGACCCGACGACCTCGACGCCGTCGACTCCGACCCGTGCCGCTGCTACGACAGCGCGGCCGGCGCGGCGATGGTCGCCGAGATCGACGCCGCCAAGGCCGACGCCGACACCCTCGGCGGCGTCGTCGAGGTGCTCGCGTACGGTCTCCCGCCGGGCCTGGGCAGCCACGTGCACTGGGACAAGCGGATCGACTCGCGGCTCGCCGGCGCGCTCATGGGCATCCAGGCGATCAAGGGTGTGGAGTTCGGCGACGGGTTCGCGGTCGCGGCGCGGCGGGGGAGCCAGGCGCACGACGAGATCGCCGTCACCGACGGGCACGCCTCACGCGTCACCGCGCGCGCGGGCGGCGTCGAGGGCGGCATGACGACCGGTGAGCCGCTGCGTGTCCGCGCAGCCATGAAGCCCATCTCGACGCTGTCGCGGCCGCTGGGGACGGTGGACGTACGGACGGGTGAGCCGGCCAAGGCGATCGCGCAGCGTTCGGACGTCTGCGCGGTGCCCGCGGCGGGCGTCATCGCGGAGGCGGTCGTCGCGATCGCGCTGGCCGACGCGGCGCTGGAGAAGTTCGGGGGCGACTCGGTCGGGGAGACGGCGCGCAACGCGCGGTCGTACCTCGACTCGATGGTGCTGCGATGA
- a CDS encoding prepilin peptidase yields the protein MLVALAAVFGLLIGSFLNVVVWRVPRGESLVSPPSHCPRCDTPIKPYDNLPVVSWLLLRGKCRHCGEPISARYPGVELATGVLFGALAARIGYDWALPAFLYLGAISVALALIDLDTKRLPNVITLPSYVVGIVLLGGAALLSGEYDPLVRAVIGMAALYGIYFLLVLAYPAGMGFGDVKLAGVLGLYLGWLGWPEWFTGWMLGFLLGGIWGVGVLLLRRGSRKTQIPYGPFMIAGALVAIFVGRPLADAYLGVSGL from the coding sequence ATGCTGGTAGCGCTCGCCGCGGTCTTCGGGCTGCTGATCGGGTCGTTCCTCAACGTCGTCGTGTGGCGCGTGCCGCGCGGCGAGAGCCTGGTCAGCCCGCCGTCGCACTGTCCGCGCTGCGACACGCCCATCAAGCCGTACGACAACCTGCCCGTCGTCTCGTGGCTGCTGCTGCGCGGGAAGTGCCGGCACTGCGGCGAGCCCATCTCGGCGCGCTACCCGGGCGTCGAGCTGGCCACGGGCGTGCTGTTCGGCGCGCTGGCCGCGCGCATCGGCTACGACTGGGCGCTGCCGGCGTTCCTCTACCTCGGCGCGATCTCCGTGGCGCTGGCGCTCATCGACCTCGACACGAAGCGGCTGCCCAACGTCATCACGCTGCCGTCGTACGTCGTCGGCATCGTGCTCCTCGGCGGCGCTGCGCTGCTGTCGGGCGAGTACGACCCGCTGGTGCGTGCCGTGATCGGCATGGCGGCGCTGTACGGCATCTACTTCCTGCTCGTGCTGGCGTACCCCGCGGGCATGGGCTTCGGCGACGTGAAGCTCGCGGGCGTGCTGGGGCTGTACCTGGGCTGGCTGGGCTGGCCCGAGTGGTTCACCGGCTGGATGCTCGGCTTCCTCCTGGGCGGGATCTGGGGCGTCGGCGTGCTGCTGCTGCGGCGCGGGTCGCGCAAGACGCAGATCCCGTACGGGCCGTTCATGATCGCGGGCGCGCTCGTCGCGATCTTCGTGGGCCGGCCGCTCGCCGACGCGTACCTGGGAGTCAGCGGCCTCTAG
- a CDS encoding aminopeptidase P family protein, with amino-acid sequence MPDVHARRRAALREALGEADAALVTRLVNVRYLTGFTGSNGALLVTRDAEVLATDGRYIEQSKRQAPDVERAIVGAPATALAERAKNDGVTSLAFESHDVTVDLFEALGRVGPSLTRLKRAVESLRAVKDDEEIALLREACAVADRAFARLLPSLRPGRTEKEVGRELEALMLEEGGDGPSFETIVASGPNSAVPHHRPTERVLEAGEFVKLDFGALYRGYHSDMTRTVVLGKAADWQREVYALVASAQAAGRAALGVGAVAGDVDKAARDVIDAAGHGDDYTHSLGHGVGLEIHEAPTLRVGATDTLADRTPVTVEPGVYLAGRGGVRIEDTLVVRAGADPELLTTTTKDLLEL; translated from the coding sequence ATGCCTGACGTCCACGCTCGCCGCCGGGCGGCCCTGCGCGAGGCGCTGGGGGAGGCCGACGCGGCGCTCGTCACGCGGCTGGTCAACGTCCGCTACCTGACCGGCTTCACCGGCAGCAACGGCGCGCTGCTCGTCACGCGCGACGCCGAGGTGCTGGCGACGGACGGCAGGTACATCGAGCAGTCCAAGCGCCAGGCCCCCGACGTCGAGCGCGCGATCGTCGGCGCGCCGGCGACCGCGCTCGCGGAGCGCGCGAAGAACGACGGCGTGACGTCGCTGGCGTTCGAGTCGCACGACGTGACCGTGGACCTCTTCGAGGCGCTGGGGCGCGTGGGCCCGTCGCTGACGCGGCTGAAGCGAGCGGTGGAGTCGTTGCGCGCGGTGAAGGACGACGAGGAGATCGCGCTGCTGCGCGAGGCGTGCGCGGTCGCGGACAGGGCGTTCGCGCGGCTGCTGCCGTCCTTGCGCCCTGGTCGTACGGAGAAGGAGGTCGGCCGCGAGCTCGAAGCCCTCATGCTGGAGGAGGGCGGGGACGGGCCTTCGTTCGAGACGATCGTCGCGTCGGGGCCCAACTCGGCCGTCCCGCACCACCGGCCGACCGAGCGGGTGCTGGAGGCGGGGGAGTTCGTCAAGCTCGACTTCGGCGCTCTCTACCGCGGCTACCACTCCGACATGACGCGCACCGTCGTGCTCGGCAAGGCCGCGGACTGGCAGCGCGAGGTGTACGCGCTCGTCGCGTCCGCGCAGGCGGCGGGGCGTGCGGCGCTGGGGGTCGGCGCCGTTGCGGGTGACGTCGACAAGGCGGCGCGCGACGTCATCGACGCGGCAGGCCACGGTGACGACTACACGCACTCGCTCGGGCACGGCGTCGGGCTCGAGATCCACGAGGCGCCGACGCTGCGCGTGGGCGCAACCGATACACTCGCCGACCGGACGCCGGTGACCGTGGAGCCGGGCGTGTACCTCGCCGGCCGCGGCGGCGTCCGGATCGAGGACACGCTCGTCGTACGCGCCGGCGCGGACCCCGAGCTGCTGACGACGACGACCAAAGACCTCCTGGAGCTGTGA
- the nusB gene encoding transcription antitermination factor NusB, producing MSARSKARKRALDVLYEAELRGDDPIETLATRLAQADPPISEYAVTLVEGVVAHRERIDAVLSALAGDWPLERMPAVDRNVLRIGTYELLFRADEIPEGVAISEAVELATALSTDDSPKFVNGVLARVAADRASASE from the coding sequence ATGAGCGCTCGGTCCAAGGCGCGGAAGCGGGCGCTGGACGTCCTCTACGAGGCGGAGCTGCGCGGCGACGACCCCATCGAGACGCTGGCGACGCGGCTGGCGCAGGCGGATCCGCCGATCTCGGAGTACGCCGTGACGCTCGTCGAGGGCGTCGTCGCCCACCGGGAGCGGATCGACGCGGTCCTCTCGGCGCTGGCGGGCGACTGGCCGCTGGAGCGGATGCCGGCGGTGGACCGCAACGTGCTGCGCATCGGGACGTACGAGCTGCTCTTCCGGGCCGACGAGATCCCGGAGGGCGTGGCGATCAGCGAGGCGGTCGAGCTCGCGACGGCGCTGTCGACCGACGACTCGCCGAAGTTCGTCAACGGCGTGCTTGCCCGCGTGGCCGCGGACCGAGCGTCCGCGTCCGAATAG
- a CDS encoding prepilin-type N-terminal cleavage/methylation domain-containing protein, which translates to MSVLTAALARVRRGGARGFTLVELLVASMLFMLLSSMVFTTVVAGARTAKNSREYNDLNEEARLLLNRMSRELREAQSIGAVTNPGGAVSSTGTELYPSYYTSDGTADTSVTFNVDFNGNDTIEPNATDPETLTYKYDRANRRVLLLAAGESMPVLAAEVESFTMRFTSRVHAADGAVDGTYDGVVNWEELDADTANAGGNDNHVLDGAELSKIDSITIEITVLKGDREQTYRTQVDLRNRPY; encoded by the coding sequence ATGAGCGTCCTGACCGCCGCGCTCGCGCGGGTCCGCCGAGGGGGAGCGCGCGGCTTCACGCTCGTCGAGCTGCTCGTCGCGTCGATGCTGTTCATGCTGCTGTCGTCGATGGTCTTCACGACGGTCGTCGCCGGCGCCAGGACCGCGAAGAACAGCCGCGAGTACAACGACCTCAACGAAGAGGCGCGCCTGCTCCTCAACCGCATGTCGCGCGAGCTGCGCGAGGCGCAGTCGATCGGCGCGGTCACCAACCCCGGCGGCGCGGTCTCGTCCACAGGCACCGAGCTCTACCCGTCGTACTACACGTCGGACGGCACCGCGGACACGTCGGTGACGTTCAACGTCGACTTCAACGGCAACGACACCATCGAGCCGAACGCGACGGACCCCGAGACGCTGACGTACAAGTACGACCGCGCCAACCGCCGCGTCCTCCTGCTCGCCGCGGGCGAGTCGATGCCGGTCCTCGCCGCCGAGGTCGAGTCGTTCACGATGCGCTTCACCAGCCGCGTGCACGCCGCCGACGGGGCCGTCGACGGGACGTACGACGGCGTCGTGAACTGGGAGGAGCTCGACGCCGACACGGCCAACGCCGGCGGCAACGACAACCACGTCCTCGACGGCGCGGAGCTGTCGAAGATCGACAGCATCACGATCGAGATCACCGTGCTCAAGGGCGACCGCGAGCAGACCTACCGGACGCAGGTCGACCTGCGCAACCGGCCGTACTAA
- a CDS encoding PilN domain-containing protein, whose translation MAAQTFGSTSTTLAAPPRVNLLPPEIAERAKVRKAQLAMVGTGLAAVAVVGVMYTQASAKVSDANEQKEQAVAANVALRGDLAKLETVKATYAKVDAANKTLTTAMKYEVRWSSFFHGLTLTIPENVWLDQMEVRMTVAKTAGSGDNAPVLDPQLGTVTFKGKAFSHDDVSSWLESLDKQKGYSDPFFTLSKLVIEPGMGNRPRYTFDSTAYVNEKALSNRYEKGLPR comes from the coding sequence GTGGCGGCCCAGACGTTCGGCAGCACCTCGACGACGCTGGCGGCTCCGCCGCGCGTCAACCTGCTGCCCCCGGAGATCGCGGAGCGGGCCAAGGTCCGCAAGGCGCAGCTCGCCATGGTCGGCACCGGCCTCGCGGCCGTCGCCGTCGTCGGCGTGATGTACACGCAGGCGTCCGCGAAGGTGTCCGACGCCAACGAGCAGAAGGAGCAGGCGGTCGCGGCCAACGTCGCGCTGCGCGGCGACCTCGCCAAGCTCGAGACGGTCAAGGCGACGTACGCCAAGGTCGACGCCGCGAACAAGACCCTCACGACCGCCATGAAGTACGAGGTCCGCTGGTCCTCGTTCTTCCACGGCCTCACGCTGACCATCCCGGAGAACGTCTGGCTCGACCAGATGGAGGTCCGGATGACGGTCGCGAAGACCGCGGGCAGCGGTGACAACGCGCCGGTCCTCGACCCGCAGCTCGGCACCGTGACGTTCAAGGGCAAGGCGTTCAGCCACGACGACGTGTCGTCCTGGCTGGAGAGCCTGGACAAGCAGAAGGGCTACTCGGACCCGTTCTTCACGCTGTCGAAGCTCGTCATCGAGCCCGGCATGGGGAACCGCCCGCGTTACACCTTCGACTCGACGGCGTACGTCAACGAGAAGGCGCTGTCCAACCGCTACGAGAAGGGACTCCCGCGATGA
- the efp gene encoding elongation factor P, which produces MATSNDLKNGMTLDLGDGDLWNVVEFQHVKPGKGGAFVRTTLKNLKTGKVVDKTFNAGVKVEVAVVEKREMSFLYKEGDEYVFMDTTTYDQLHISPEAVGDMATYLLENMNANVAIHEGIALSIELPASVELVIAQTDPGVQGDRSTGGTKPATLETGGQIQVPLFVSTGEKVRVDTRDGRYLGRVQS; this is translated from the coding sequence GTGGCCACGTCGAACGACCTGAAGAACGGCATGACGCTCGACCTCGGCGACGGGGACCTCTGGAACGTCGTGGAGTTCCAGCACGTGAAGCCCGGCAAGGGCGGGGCGTTCGTGCGGACGACGTTGAAGAACCTCAAGACCGGCAAGGTCGTCGACAAGACGTTCAACGCCGGCGTGAAGGTCGAGGTCGCGGTCGTCGAGAAGCGCGAGATGTCGTTCCTCTACAAGGAGGGCGACGAGTACGTCTTCATGGACACGACGACGTACGACCAGCTGCACATCTCGCCCGAGGCCGTCGGCGACATGGCGACGTACCTGCTGGAGAACATGAACGCCAACGTCGCCATCCACGAGGGCATCGCGCTGTCCATCGAGCTGCCCGCGTCGGTCGAGCTCGTCATCGCGCAGACCGACCCCGGCGTGCAGGGCGACCGTTCGACCGGCGGCACCAAGCCGGCCACGCTGGAGACCGGCGGGCAGATCCAGGTGCCCCTGTTCGTGTCGACCGGCGAGAAGGTGCGCGTGGACACCCGCGACGGCCGCTACCTCGGGCGCGTGCAGTCGTAG
- a CDS encoding shikimate kinase: MTRCVLVGPPGAGKTTVGRLVAESLGATFRDTDDDVVEAAGKPIADIFFDEGEAEFRRLERIAVAAALAGHDGVLALGGGAVIDVDTRVELLTHTVVHLTVALHDATKRVGWGPGRPMLDLNPRAKLAELMVRRRPLYDEVATHTVETTGRTPDAVAAEVVALL, translated from the coding sequence ATGACGCGCTGCGTGCTCGTCGGCCCGCCCGGAGCGGGGAAGACGACCGTCGGGCGGCTCGTCGCGGAGTCCTTGGGAGCGACGTTCCGCGACACCGACGACGACGTCGTCGAGGCCGCGGGCAAGCCGATCGCGGACATCTTCTTCGACGAGGGCGAGGCGGAGTTCCGCCGCCTCGAACGCATCGCGGTCGCCGCTGCGCTGGCCGGGCACGACGGCGTCCTCGCGCTCGGCGGCGGCGCCGTGATCGACGTCGACACCCGCGTCGAGCTGCTGACGCACACGGTCGTCCACCTCACGGTGGCGCTGCACGACGCGACCAAGCGCGTCGGCTGGGGCCCCGGCAGGCCGATGCTCGACCTCAACCCGCGCGCCAAGCTGGCCGAGCTCATGGTGCGGCGGCGGCCGCTGTACGACGAGGTCGCCACGCACACGGTCGAGACGACGGGGCGTACGCCCGACGCCGTCGCGGCCGAGGTGGTGGCGCTGCTGTGA